The following proteins are encoded in a genomic region of Pectinophora gossypiella chromosome 6, ilPecGoss1.1, whole genome shotgun sequence:
- the LOC126367357 gene encoding uncharacterized protein LOC126367357: MISSLADSSFKQYNTYINKWYDFCKQNNTPLYDASIFKVMEFLTDLYNSGNQYGSLNCCRAALSLILGPNISTDYRIQRFFKGVFRLRPTIPKYDITWDTGCVLDYLALLYPNEAISMEKLAKKCVTLLALVTAHRVQTLSKINIYNIKMFPDKIVIKISDLIKTSKVGTNNPVLTLPFFLQKPGICPAKSLISYINRTASIRESDYLFISFKRPHKAVTTQTLSRWIKSTLKDSGVDVSIFSAHSTRHAATSQAYSAGVSIDQIRKTASWSQNSTTFGKFYNRTIMTTNEAELARAILNNNL, translated from the coding sequence ATGATTAGTTCTTTAGCTGATTCATCTTTTAAACAGTACAacacctatattaataaatggtatgatttttgtaaacaaaataacacacCTTTATACGATGCATCAATATTTAAAGTCATGGAGTTCCTTACTGATTTATATAATAGTGGCAATCAATATGGTTCGTTAAATTGCTGTAGAGCAGCCTTGTCCTTAATTTTAGGACCCAATATATCGACGGATTATCGTATTCAAAGGTTCTTCAAAGGTGTGTTTAGGCTAAGACCTACTATTCCCAAGTACGATATCACTTGGGACACTGGGTGCGTGCTAGATTACCTGGCTCTCTTGTACCCTAACGAGGCCATATCAAtggaaaaacttgcaaaaaaatgtgtaacattACTGGCACTGGTTACCGCCCATAGGGTACAAACCCtgtcgaaaataaatatttataacattaagatGTTTCCAGATAAGATTGTTATCAAAATTTCAGATCTCATCAAAACTTCGAAAGTCGGTACGAATAATCCAGtccttaccttacctttctTTCTGCAAAAACCTGGGATTTGCCCAGCCAAGTCATTAATTAGCTACATAAATAGAACGGCCTCAATTAGAGAGTCAGATTacctttttatcagttttaagcGGCCTCATAAAGCCGTCACCACACAAACACTCAGTCGTTGGATTAAGTCTACACTGAAAGATTCTGGTGTGGATGTGTCAATCTTTTCAGCACATAGCACGCGCCACGCTGCCACATCCCAGGCATACAGCGCAGGGGTTAGCATTGACCAGATTCGAAAAACTGCTAGTTGGAGTCAAAACTCCACCACGTTTGGAAAATTCTACAATAGAACCATCATGACCACAAACGAGGCAGAGTTGGCTCgtgctatattaaataataatttgtaa